A single uncultured Acetobacterium sp. DNA region contains:
- a CDS encoding DUF1667 domain-containing protein, translated as MKKDMTCIVCPIGCQMTIEEKADGTYEVTGNTCKRGPKYAVNEMTNPTRVIPTTVVIQNAMLPRLPVKTAEPIPKGQIFDAMAVINQVVVKAPIKTGDVVVKDLLGLGIDVVATRTMDKC; from the coding sequence ATGAAAAAAGATATGACCTGTATTGTTTGCCCCATCGGGTGCCAAATGACCATTGAGGAAAAAGCAGATGGTACCTATGAGGTAACTGGCAACACCTGTAAACGTGGTCCAAAATATGCTGTCAATGAGATGACTAACCCGACCCGGGTTATTCCCACCACGGTTGTTATTCAAAATGCGATGCTGCCCCGCCTTCCCGTTAAGACTGCTGAACCCATTCCCAAAGGCCAGATTTTTGATGCTATGGCGGTTATTAACCAAGTTGTGGTAAAAGCGCCGATTAAAACTGGTGACGTTGTGGTAAAAGATCTTTTGGGTCTTGGTATTGATGTCGTTGCCACCCGAACCATGGATAAATGTTAA
- a CDS encoding GDSL-type esterase/lipase family protein, giving the protein MYEKIKLFLDKKRFLFIVISGVVIILALIIIFQIIANDKAQLNEGVNVLVSLETRDLYTMEERIDIMKRKAVDPGDYSALFGSSVVFGDSIAEGLGLYGFLDSTSLVAVMGKSTETSLEDVPKLVNLSPRNVFFELGLNDISHPYSTLESYISSYEKLIDSVRSQLPNTQIYICSIFPVTDTVLQDEPEFSQIETYNAALMEMAKQKNVTYIDTYTLLKNNPHYHTEDGIHVIREFYPMWLDLLVNNSDLKKLL; this is encoded by the coding sequence ATGTATGAAAAAATAAAACTGTTTTTAGATAAAAAACGCTTCCTTTTTATTGTCATTTCCGGTGTTGTTATCATACTTGCTTTAATTATTATCTTTCAAATTATCGCCAACGACAAGGCCCAATTAAACGAAGGTGTTAACGTCCTGGTTTCACTGGAAACCCGAGATCTCTATACCATGGAAGAGCGCATTGATATTATGAAACGAAAAGCCGTCGATCCCGGCGATTACTCGGCCCTGTTTGGGTCTTCGGTTGTTTTTGGTGATTCCATCGCTGAAGGGCTGGGACTTTACGGTTTTTTAGATAGCACTTCATTGGTTGCTGTGATGGGTAAATCGACCGAAACTAGTCTGGAAGATGTGCCTAAGCTGGTAAATTTATCCCCCCGAAATGTTTTTTTTGAATTAGGCCTCAATGATATCAGCCATCCCTACAGCACCCTGGAATCTTACATCAGTTCTTATGAAAAACTGATCGATTCGGTGCGTTCACAATTGCCTAATACCCAAATCTATATCTGCAGCATCTTTCCGGTTACTGATACGGTATTGCAGGACGAACCTGAATTCAGCCAGATTGAAACATATAATGCTGCGCTAATGGAAATGGCTAAACAAAAAAACGTCACCTATATTGACACTTATACACTGCTGAAAAACAACCCCCACTATCATACTGAAGATGGTATTCACGTAATCCGGGAATTTTACCCCATGTGGTTGGACCTGCTGGTTAATAACAGTGACCTGAAAAAACTTTTATAG
- the glpK gene encoding glycerol kinase GlpK has protein sequence MKKYILSLDAGTTSSRAILFNHDSEIVSVAQKEFTQIYPKAGWVEHDAMEIWATQSGVVTEAMSKIGATAEDIAAIGITNQRETTVVWDRKTGEPIYNAIVWQCRRTAAFCDELKARGLEDYVRENTGLVIDAYFSGTKINWILNNVPGARERAEKGELAFGTVDTWLIWKLTDGKVHVTDYSNASRTMAFNIKTLKWDEKMLKELDIPASMLPEVRPSSAVYGTTALYGTEIPIAGAAGDQQAALFGQACFDPGMAKNTYGTGCFMLMNTGDKPVKSNSGLITTIAWGLDGEVDYALEGSIFVAGAAIQWLRDEMRLVDSSPDSEFYCNKVADTNGVYMVPAFVGLGAPHWDMYARGAILGLTRGANKAHLIRATVESLAYQTKDVLDAMEKDSNIKLAALKVDGGACANDFLMQFQADILGVPVDRPSIVETTAMGAAYLAGLAVKFWDGKADVTAAWKLDRSFNPAMDADVRAKLYAGWLKAVECSKGWEDVE, from the coding sequence ATGAAAAAGTATATCTTATCACTGGATGCAGGAACCACGAGTTCAAGAGCGATTTTATTTAACCATGACAGCGAAATCGTCAGTGTTGCACAAAAAGAATTTACCCAAATCTATCCTAAAGCCGGTTGGGTTGAACATGACGCCATGGAAATTTGGGCTACCCAAAGTGGTGTTGTTACTGAAGCTATGTCAAAAATTGGCGCTACTGCTGAAGACATTGCAGCTATCGGTATCACAAACCAACGTGAAACTACTGTCGTTTGGGACAGAAAAACTGGCGAACCTATTTATAACGCGATTGTTTGGCAATGCCGTCGTACCGCAGCATTCTGTGATGAATTAAAAGCCCGTGGCTTAGAAGACTATGTTCGAGAAAACACCGGACTTGTCATCGATGCATACTTCTCAGGAACAAAAATCAACTGGATTTTAAATAACGTTCCCGGCGCTCGTGAAAGAGCTGAAAAAGGCGAACTGGCTTTCGGAACCGTCGATACCTGGTTAATCTGGAAGCTTACCGATGGTAAAGTACATGTTACCGATTATTCAAATGCTTCCCGAACCATGGCATTTAATATTAAAACCCTTAAATGGGATGAAAAAATGTTAAAAGAACTGGATATCCCAGCTTCAATGTTACCAGAAGTTAGACCATCCTCAGCTGTTTATGGAACAACTGCTCTTTATGGAACTGAAATTCCAATTGCCGGTGCTGCTGGTGACCAACAGGCTGCTCTCTTTGGACAAGCTTGTTTCGATCCTGGTATGGCTAAAAACACTTATGGAACCGGTTGCTTTATGCTCATGAACACTGGTGACAAACCCGTTAAATCGAACAGCGGTTTGATTACTACCATTGCCTGGGGTTTAGATGGCGAAGTAGATTACGCTTTAGAAGGTTCTATCTTTGTTGCCGGGGCTGCAATCCAATGGTTAAGAGACGAAATGAGATTGGTTGATTCTTCACCAGACAGCGAATTCTACTGTAATAAAGTTGCTGATACCAATGGTGTATATATGGTTCCTGCATTTGTCGGACTGGGTGCTCCACATTGGGATATGTATGCACGTGGTGCAATCTTAGGATTAACCCGTGGTGCCAACAAAGCTCATTTAATCCGAGCTACTGTTGAATCTTTAGCTTATCAGACAAAAGACGTTCTGGATGCAATGGAAAAAGACTCTAATATCAAATTGGCTGCCCTAAAAGTAGATGGTGGCGCTTGTGCTAATGATTTCTTAATGCAATTCCAAGCTGATATTTTAGGCGTTCCCGTTGATCGTCCCTCAATCGTTGAAACAACCGCTATGGGCGCTGCTTACTTAGCTGGTTTGGCTGTTAAATTCTGGGATGGTAAAGCTGATGTAACTGCTGCCTGGAAACTTGACCGTTCATTCAATCCTGCTATGGATGCCGATGTTCGTGCTAAATTATATGCTGGCTGGTTAAAAGCTGTTGAATGCTCTAAAGGCTGGGAAGACGTAGAATAA
- a CDS encoding GntR family transcriptional regulator, producing the protein MEGSIDMYKIKRENPKPLYIQLEELIRNNIEEGIWKPNTAIPSESEMNRIYGVSRMTIRSACSQLVQDGVLYRVPGKGTFVAEPKIMTESLAYMGFREQLERMGYEITTELLNVTEKEASFSVAKRLQCPQGAPILEIERLRFLKGEPISLHYSRIPYDLCKNLSDRALEEEQLCVLLEREYNLKPSRVMETFESVTASEKESKLLKVPHGYPLLVLEDILYDKDDKPFEYSKVVFRGDKIKLKYEYRN; encoded by the coding sequence ATGGAAGGAAGTATTGATATGTACAAAATTAAGCGAGAAAACCCGAAACCATTGTACATACAATTGGAAGAGTTAATCCGCAATAATATCGAAGAAGGTATTTGGAAGCCGAATACAGCGATACCATCGGAAAGTGAAATGAACCGTATTTATGGTGTAAGTCGAATGACAATCCGTTCGGCATGCTCGCAACTGGTACAGGATGGTGTTCTCTATCGAGTCCCTGGTAAAGGTACCTTTGTTGCAGAACCCAAGATAATGACGGAATCCCTGGCATATATGGGCTTTAGAGAGCAATTGGAGCGAATGGGGTATGAAATTACCACTGAGCTTTTAAATGTCACCGAAAAAGAAGCATCTTTTTCGGTCGCAAAGCGTCTGCAATGTCCGCAAGGAGCACCAATACTTGAAATTGAGCGCTTGCGTTTTCTAAAAGGTGAACCCATTAGTCTTCATTATTCTCGGATTCCTTATGATTTGTGTAAAAATCTAAGTGATCGTGCGCTTGAGGAAGAACAACTTTGTGTTCTTTTAGAGCGAGAATATAATTTAAAACCCAGCCGCGTCATGGAGACGTTCGAATCGGTTACCGCTTCGGAAAAAGAAAGCAAACTTTTAAAAGTACCTCATGGATATCCGTTACTTGTTTTAGAGGACATTCTCTATGATAAGGATGATAAACCTTTTGAGTACTCAAAAGTGGTCTTTAGGGGCGATAAAATCAAATTAAAGTACGAATACCGAAACTGA
- a CDS encoding DUF4358 domain-containing protein, with amino-acid sequence MKKFYILLFILILALPCFGCGSVAQPPLSQVETDLLAASQNLNGMEKGDGKALKRYYGLNLNDFEEILIYVPANYMDVSELLVIKAKDPAQLDLIEEAVDTRNAMQLESFGGYGPEQVALLDNYEFKIIGNTLFYCVSPDASVLKDTFIKSMKK; translated from the coding sequence ATGAAAAAATTTTATATCCTTTTATTTATTTTAATACTAGCGCTTCCCTGTTTTGGCTGCGGTTCAGTCGCACAGCCGCCCTTGTCTCAAGTTGAGACCGATCTTCTGGCCGCCTCTCAAAATCTTAATGGGATGGAGAAGGGTGATGGCAAAGCCTTGAAACGCTATTATGGACTCAATCTTAACGATTTTGAGGAAATTCTGATTTACGTCCCGGCTAACTATATGGATGTTTCCGAACTCCTGGTCATCAAAGCCAAAGATCCGGCACAATTGGATCTGATTGAAGAAGCCGTTGACACACGCAACGCGATGCAACTGGAGAGCTTTGGGGGTTACGGACCTGAGCAGGTTGCCCTGCTTGACAATTACGAGTTTAAAATAATCGGTAATACGCTTTTTTATTGTGTATCACCGGATGCATCGGTTTTAAAAGATACTTTCATTAAAAGTATGAAAAAATAA
- a CDS encoding NAD(P)/FAD-dependent oxidoreductase, whose product MYDIAIIGAGIAGSYIARELTRYKLDIVLLDGENDVGNQITMANSAIVHAGFDAPSYKLKGKFNAVGNLMYDKVCEDLDVPFKRCGSLVVAHDEYEMATIHELYQNGLKNGVPGLRVLFKEEVHAMEPNINEDICGALYAPTAGIVSPFELCVHVAENAVDNGVTLKLNHMVSDIKKHDTHFEITTNSGTIESKYVINAAGLFADDIYEMVGDPYFKLLARKGNYFIFDKEAGSLVNNVIFPCPSKKGKGILVAPTAHGNLLIGPDAEPVYKGDISTTTERLDYIKENALKNCPSLPFNKIIRSYAGLRNTPIKDTFTTTDGDFIIEESPVKGFINVAGYESPGLTSIPAVAHFVVEEIVKPMFPAIEENHDYNPKVRKHLRFDEMTAEEKVAIIKENPKYGKVICRCETITEGEIIDVIHRSAGARTVKSVKKRCRAGMGRCQGGFCSPRVVEILARELNVPLDEIMYDQQDSTFILSGQTKSVKEEAQS is encoded by the coding sequence ATGTATGATATCGCCATTATTGGAGCTGGCATTGCCGGTTCCTACATTGCTCGGGAATTAACCCGATACAAACTGGATATTGTTTTATTGGATGGAGAGAATGATGTGGGGAATCAGATTACAATGGCCAATTCAGCCATTGTCCATGCTGGCTTTGACGCCCCATCTTATAAATTGAAAGGAAAATTCAACGCCGTTGGGAATCTAATGTATGACAAGGTCTGTGAAGATCTGGATGTTCCGTTTAAACGATGCGGTTCCTTGGTTGTTGCCCATGATGAATATGAAATGGCAACTATCCATGAGCTTTATCAAAATGGATTGAAAAATGGCGTGCCCGGTTTAAGAGTTTTGTTTAAAGAAGAAGTCCATGCCATGGAACCCAATATCAACGAAGATATCTGCGGTGCCCTCTACGCACCAACCGCCGGCATTGTCTCACCCTTTGAACTGTGCGTTCATGTCGCTGAAAACGCTGTCGACAATGGCGTGACCCTTAAACTCAATCATATGGTCAGTGACATCAAGAAACATGACACTCACTTTGAAATCACAACAAATTCTGGCACAATTGAATCTAAATATGTCATCAATGCCGCCGGGTTATTTGCGGATGATATTTATGAAATGGTTGGCGACCCTTATTTCAAACTGCTGGCCAGAAAAGGAAATTATTTTATTTTTGATAAAGAGGCTGGATCGCTGGTTAATAACGTTATTTTCCCATGTCCATCAAAAAAAGGAAAAGGCATTCTGGTTGCCCCTACTGCTCATGGTAACCTTTTAATCGGACCCGATGCTGAACCGGTCTATAAAGGCGATATTTCCACCACCACCGAACGATTGGATTACATTAAAGAAAATGCCCTTAAAAACTGTCCTTCCCTACCATTCAATAAAATTATCCGGTCCTACGCCGGGCTTCGTAATACCCCGATAAAGGATACCTTCACCACGACTGATGGGGACTTCATCATTGAAGAATCGCCGGTAAAGGGATTCATTAATGTGGCTGGTTATGAATCACCAGGACTCACCTCAATACCGGCGGTTGCACATTTTGTGGTTGAAGAAATTGTCAAACCAATGTTCCCGGCCATTGAAGAAAATCACGACTATAATCCTAAGGTTCGTAAGCATCTCCGTTTTGATGAAATGACTGCTGAAGAAAAAGTTGCAATTATCAAAGAAAACCCCAAATATGGTAAGGTCATCTGCCGTTGTGAAACCATTACTGAAGGTGAGATCATCGATGTTATTCACCGCAGTGCCGGTGCTCGAACTGTTAAATCCGTTAAAAAGCGATGTCGCGCCGGAATGGGTCGCTGCCAGGGCGGCTTCTGTTCGCCACGAGTCGTTGAAATTCTTGCCCGGGAACTCAATGTTCCATTGGATGAAATTATGTATGATCAACAGGATTCGACCTTTATTCTTTCAGGTCAAACGAAATCCGTTAAGGAGGAGGCACAATCATGA
- a CDS encoding MBOAT family O-acyltransferase, producing MVFSSILFLFCFLPIALGLYYIVPKSLKNIILLIVSLIFYAWGEPVYVFLMLFTIVFDFYMAIIMEKQSELNRKRLFILTIMINLGILFFFKYWGFLLDTINQIFNLTITYHQLPLPIGISFYTFHILSYFIDIYRKKAPVQRNIISFGLYITMFPQLMAGPIIRYTDINEQLTNRSVSQEKFGIGVERFIQGLGKKVLIANNIGYIWTITESINAGELSVLMAWIGIIAFTFQIYFDFSGYSDMAIGLAKMFGFDYLENFNYPYISKSVSEFWRRWHISLGTWFREYLYIPLGGNRVPIPRLFINLCIVWFLTGLWHGASWNFVIWGLYYGFLLFVEKVFLKTYLEKTPAFFQHFYTMLFVIIGWVFFTSPDLGYALHYLSVMFFMSGAPFIDATGIYYLYTNLILLIVCIVCSTPLIHRQYRKILHSEKRWVVPFGLGLNSVIMFLSVAYLVTETYNPFLYFRF from the coding sequence ATGGTCTTTAGCAGTATCTTATTCTTATTTTGTTTTCTTCCCATTGCTTTGGGGCTTTACTATATCGTCCCCAAATCGCTTAAAAATATTATTCTGCTGATTGTCAGCTTAATTTTTTACGCCTGGGGAGAACCTGTTTATGTATTCTTAATGCTCTTTACGATTGTTTTTGATTTTTATATGGCCATTATTATGGAAAAACAATCAGAACTCAATCGCAAGCGGCTCTTTATCCTGACAATAATGATTAACCTCGGGATCTTATTCTTTTTCAAATATTGGGGATTTTTACTGGACACCATCAATCAGATTTTTAATCTGACCATTACCTATCACCAATTGCCATTACCGATTGGTATCTCGTTTTATACCTTCCATATCTTATCTTATTTTATTGATATTTATCGGAAAAAGGCTCCTGTTCAAAGAAATATTATTTCTTTTGGTTTGTATATCACCATGTTTCCCCAATTGATGGCTGGTCCGATTATTCGCTATACAGACATTAACGAACAACTGACCAACCGTAGTGTCAGCCAGGAAAAATTTGGAATCGGCGTCGAGCGCTTTATCCAAGGTCTCGGCAAAAAAGTTTTAATAGCCAATAATATTGGCTATATCTGGACGATCACCGAATCCATTAACGCCGGTGAGTTGTCGGTATTGATGGCCTGGATCGGGATTATTGCCTTTACCTTCCAGATCTATTTTGATTTCAGTGGCTACTCAGACATGGCGATCGGACTGGCCAAAATGTTTGGATTTGACTATTTAGAAAACTTCAACTACCCCTATATTTCCAAAAGTGTTTCTGAATTCTGGCGACGATGGCATATTTCACTGGGAACATGGTTTCGAGAATACCTTTACATTCCCCTTGGTGGGAACCGGGTTCCCATTCCACGGCTTTTTATAAACCTCTGTATCGTTTGGTTTTTAACGGGTCTCTGGCATGGTGCCAGCTGGAATTTTGTAATCTGGGGACTCTATTACGGATTCCTGCTCTTTGTTGAAAAGGTATTTTTAAAAACCTATCTGGAAAAAACTCCCGCTTTTTTTCAGCATTTCTATACCATGCTCTTTGTGATCATTGGCTGGGTTTTTTTTACCAGTCCCGATCTCGGCTATGCGCTTCACTATTTAAGCGTGATGTTTTTCATGAGTGGCGCACCATTTATCGATGCTACCGGAATTTATTATTTATACACTAACCTTATCTTACTGATTGTTTGCATTGTCTGTTCAACCCCATTGATTCATCGACAGTATCGTAAAATACTACATAGCGAAAAGAGATGGGTTGTTCCTTTTGGCCTGGGTTTAAACTCTGTCATCATGTTTTTATCTGTTGCTTATCTGGTGACCGAAACATATAATCCATTTTTATATTTTAGATTTTAG
- a CDS encoding 5-methyltetrahydrofolate--homocysteine methyltransferase: MNKITQIPHRIDRQELFERMHISEDRPMYHEFERSYQKLYDSLPEILDIQATHVLKTNDDEEKIHKGLCEVSHIVYCLVTLGPKISERSTKYFAEKDFLKGLMIDSMADILLFNASNDYYETVKKDVYEEQGYAMTLRYSPDDNIIPLQVQKTILEQVNGGERLSVGVTQAFMYDPLKTLGYVYGADKNIELAKKDHDCAMCSNYTCEYRSVDEL, translated from the coding sequence GTGAACAAAATTACCCAAATCCCCCATCGTATTGATCGTCAAGAGCTATTTGAACGGATGCATATTTCTGAGGACCGACCAATGTATCACGAGTTTGAGCGCAGTTATCAGAAGTTATATGACTCATTACCGGAAATATTGGATATTCAGGCAACTCATGTACTAAAGACCAATGATGACGAGGAAAAAATTCACAAAGGTCTCTGTGAAGTCAGTCATATTGTCTATTGCCTGGTAACCCTGGGCCCAAAAATCAGTGAGCGATCAACAAAATATTTTGCCGAAAAAGACTTTTTAAAAGGTCTGATGATTGATTCCATGGCAGATATACTACTCTTTAATGCGTCGAATGACTATTATGAGACAGTCAAAAAAGATGTTTATGAAGAACAGGGTTATGCGATGACCTTACGTTATTCACCGGACGATAATATTATTCCTTTGCAGGTTCAGAAAACAATTCTTGAACAAGTCAATGGCGGGGAACGTTTATCCGTGGGTGTCACGCAAGCGTTTATGTATGATCCCCTCAAAACTCTGGGCTATGTCTATGGGGCAGATAAGAATATCGAACTGGCCAAAAAAGATCACGATTGTGCGATGTGTTCAAATTACACCTGCGAATATCGAAGTGTTGATGAATTATAG
- a CDS encoding DHHW family protein yields MDKEKKQRHNDHRSHSLLYKRYINLLGLLFIGILVFFPLASLILPDTKLSENENRILTQFPRFSVDSIIDGRYMKKMQKYAADQLVARNFWIYTKTSTDRFMGKNISNGVYFAKDSSLIENFDPLPSETTELTQAAINNFTERHPDLKHYFMLVPNAISIYDEKLPTAAPVLDQNEYITTFVAGLNTKLVFLDPRSILKENQDKLLYYKTDHHWTTLGAWLSFQGVADALGIKPDTDGYTIYPVTDSFSGALASKSSYLTFNTDTISVYVPKSEDDYSVVTYIEEQKKSSSLYDSEKLTSKDKYAVFLEGNHPIVKIKNPVANGKNLLIIKDSYANAFIPFLTPFYSEITVIDPRYYYDSIDALIADSQITDVLYLYNANTFFRDTTLEPVLNDE; encoded by the coding sequence ATGGATAAAGAAAAAAAACAGCGGCATAATGATCATCGTTCCCATTCGCTGCTTTACAAAAGATATATCAATCTCTTAGGATTGCTTTTTATTGGGATTTTAGTTTTCTTTCCGCTGGCTTCACTCATCCTCCCGGATACCAAACTATCCGAAAATGAAAACCGGATTCTAACCCAATTCCCGCGTTTTTCAGTGGATAGCATTATTGATGGCCGCTATATGAAAAAAATGCAGAAATACGCCGCCGACCAGTTAGTTGCCCGAAATTTCTGGATTTACACCAAAACCAGCACCGACCGTTTCATGGGTAAGAATATTTCCAATGGGGTTTACTTCGCTAAAGATTCCTCGCTCATCGAAAATTTTGATCCTCTGCCATCAGAAACCACTGAGCTGACGCAAGCTGCCATCAACAATTTTACGGAAAGGCATCCTGATTTGAAGCACTACTTCATGCTGGTTCCCAATGCGATCAGTATTTATGACGAAAAATTGCCAACTGCTGCCCCGGTACTGGATCAAAATGAATATATCACTACTTTCGTTGCAGGCTTGAATACGAAACTTGTTTTTCTTGATCCTCGATCGATTTTGAAAGAGAATCAGGATAAACTGCTTTATTATAAAACGGATCACCATTGGACAACCCTGGGAGCGTGGCTCTCATTTCAAGGTGTTGCGGATGCTCTGGGCATCAAACCAGATACCGATGGCTATACTATTTATCCGGTTACCGATTCATTTTCTGGAGCGCTGGCGTCAAAAAGCAGTTATCTGACATTTAACACCGATACCATCAGTGTCTACGTGCCCAAAAGTGAAGATGATTATTCCGTTGTGACTTATATCGAGGAACAAAAAAAATCCTCGTCGCTTTATGATAGTGAAAAATTAACCAGCAAAGATAAATATGCAGTTTTTCTGGAAGGTAACCACCCCATCGTTAAAATTAAAAATCCGGTGGCTAACGGCAAAAATCTGCTGATCATCAAAGATTCCTATGCCAATGCTTTTATCCCATTCTTAACGCCGTTTTACAGCGAGATCACCGTCATTGACCCCCGTTATTACTATGACAGCATCGATGCCCTGATTGCTGATTCTCAGATTACCGACGTCTTGTATCTGTATAATGCCAATACCTTTTTCCGGGATACTACCCTGGAGCCGGTACTAAATGATGAATAA
- a CDS encoding glycerol-3-phosphate responsive antiterminator yields MSTRKCLLMFQDNPIIVAVRNPKDIYDAIHSKSQIIFLLTGNVFNLKKMVELCIKSDKYVFTHLDLIKGYSQDNYFIKYLKDEIKPTGIITTKNNIITRAKQEGLMTVQRLFLLDSSAMDISINSAKKIKPDAIEILPGLVPKLITAVKKEVNIPIVTGGFIETEEEVRSCLAAGALSASTSHKPLWDKIELIREEQKLLHKE; encoded by the coding sequence ATGTCGACGAGAAAATGTCTTCTCATGTTTCAGGACAACCCCATTATTGTCGCTGTTCGTAATCCTAAGGACATTTACGATGCCATCCATTCGAAATCTCAAATCATCTTTTTGCTGACCGGCAACGTCTTTAATTTAAAAAAAATGGTAGAGCTCTGTATCAAATCCGACAAGTACGTATTTACGCATTTGGATCTGATCAAAGGATACTCTCAGGATAATTATTTTATAAAATATCTAAAAGACGAGATTAAACCTACCGGAATTATTACAACAAAAAACAATATTATCACTCGGGCTAAACAAGAAGGTCTTATGACGGTTCAGCGCTTATTTCTATTGGATTCTTCTGCCATGGATATTTCTATTAATTCGGCCAAAAAAATCAAGCCCGATGCCATCGAAATTCTGCCCGGCCTGGTTCCAAAGCTGATAACAGCTGTAAAAAAAGAAGTCAATATTCCAATTGTTACCGGGGGATTCATAGAGACAGAGGAAGAAGTTCGTTCTTGTCTTGCTGCTGGTGCATTGTCGGCCAGCACATCTCACAAGCCGTTGTGGGATAAAATAGAGCTTATTCGGGAAGAACAGAAATTGTTACACAAAGAATAA
- a CDS encoding FAD-dependent oxidoreductase, translating to MIYDVVILGGGPAGLAAAVEAKNDGAENVLILERDRELGGILNQCIHNGFGLHTFNEELTGPEYAERYIQKVKDLGIPYMLNTMVLDLHDNGDLKAIHVINEENGYMIIETKAVVLTMGCRERTSGAIGIPGYRPSGVFTAGTAQRFINMEGYMVGKEVVILGSGDIGLIMARRMTLEGAHVQAVCELMPYSNGLVRNIVQCLDDYDIPLKLSTTITFIHGKDRIEGVTIAKVDEKLKVIPGTEEYISCDTLLLSVGLIPENEITRNAGVVMDNRTNGAIVGELRQTSMPGVFACGNVVHVHDLVDFVSEEAVLAGKGAAKYIKGDLDTNITFTTTNGDGIGYVVPQQVSMKNVEEKVTFYMRVRQVFKDKVVNAYIGDQLIATKKEKKLLPAEMVNFKIAKDVLAQYPVGEIRFVVEEAK from the coding sequence ATGATTTATGATGTTGTTATTTTAGGCGGCGGACCTGCTGGCTTGGCGGCGGCTGTTGAAGCTAAAAATGATGGAGCAGAAAATGTTCTCATTTTGGAACGAGACCGCGAATTAGGCGGTATTCTTAACCAGTGTATTCATAACGGTTTTGGTCTGCATACCTTTAATGAAGAATTAACCGGTCCGGAGTATGCTGAGCGATATATTCAAAAGGTCAAAGATCTTGGTATTCCCTACATGCTTAATACCATGGTTCTGGATTTACATGACAACGGCGATCTCAAAGCGATTCATGTTATCAACGAAGAAAACGGGTACATGATCATCGAAACCAAGGCGGTTGTTTTAACCATGGGATGTCGCGAACGAACCTCTGGAGCGATTGGTATCCCCGGATACCGTCCATCGGGCGTTTTCACTGCCGGTACAGCTCAACGTTTTATCAACATGGAAGGCTACATGGTTGGTAAGGAAGTCGTTATTCTGGGTTCTGGCGATATCGGACTGATTATGGCGCGTCGAATGACTCTCGAAGGTGCCCATGTTCAGGCGGTTTGTGAACTGATGCCTTACTCCAATGGGTTGGTTCGTAATATTGTTCAATGTTTAGATGACTACGATATCCCGTTAAAATTAAGCACCACCATTACTTTTATTCATGGCAAAGATCGAATTGAAGGTGTTACCATTGCCAAGGTTGATGAGAAACTGAAAGTCATTCCTGGCACCGAAGAATATATTTCTTGTGATACCCTCCTTCTTTCGGTGGGCTTGATTCCCGAAAATGAAATCACCCGTAATGCAGGCGTTGTCATGGATAATCGTACCAATGGTGCCATTGTTGGTGAACTTCGACAGACTTCCATGCCCGGGGTTTTTGCCTGTGGTAATGTTGTTCATGTCCATGACCTGGTGGATTTTGTTAGTGAAGAAGCCGTTCTTGCCGGTAAAGGCGCGGCCAAATACATAAAAGGCGATCTGGATACCAACATAACCTTTACAACCACCAACGGCGATGGAATCGGCTATGTTGTTCCTCAGCAGGTGTCCATGAAAAACGTGGAAGAAAAGGTAACCTTCTATATGCGGGTTCGTCAGGTATTTAAAGATAAAGTCGTCAATGCCTATATCGGTGATCAGCTGATTGCCACCAAAAAAGAAAAGAAATTACTACCAGCAGAAATGGTAAACTTTAAAATTGCCAAAGATGTTCTTGCTCAATATCCCGTCGGAGAAATCCGATTTGTCGTAGAGGAGGCAAAATAA